tggtcagacagagagaataaagtGAGAACTCAAGAAGTACCCGCAATGTTTTGCTTCCTCTCATCCCACCGGTTGTTGGTTCCTGACCTGGGTGTAACTGGCCCGTAATCTTTATATGTAGCTCATCTACAGGATCGTCCCCATTTGAATTTCAGCTTAAACTCCAACCTCTGTTGTTCAGGGTCATGAAGGTTGAGGCCCATTCTGTGAAAGCATTTATCTCCTGGTGTATCCATGTATGGAGACAAGCTCATGCAACTCTGATCCACTCTTTGGCACAACGCCATTAGATGAAGATgaccctttctctctttcaggcgTGGAAGGAAGATTTGGCAGACTCCCCGAGTTGACACGTAAATTCATTGGTCCATTTAAGATTTGATTTGCCAATTTAATAAGCAACATCCCGATCGTCCCAGGTCACCAGGGGTCTGCCATGGAGGGAGGGGTACTGATGCATCTTGCTCCAGCTGCCACAGGGAGTCGGAGCACAGTGTTCAAATTCACCTGAGTATTGCTGGCACCTGTTTCTGGTTGTCGGGATCCCTGTCTTCTGTACgtatgttttcattgtttgacCTTGAAGTTTGCTTTCCTCACACTTACTTTCTCTGCCTAATCTTAATTTTTCACCAGTTATGTGTTACTCTGTAACACAAGTTTTCTGGAGTTATTTTTGACCATTTTTCAAAGAGCATTTATTTTGGAAATTCAagtacaacttttttttttgactctgcCTGCCATATTATGAAATTAGTTTAAGACAACCTTTTGCTAAAgaaattttttgaaaatgacaaatTGTACAAAATacttcagattaaaaaaagaaaaagacatatCATAGACACATCATGTCTTGTGCATATAAAGGCAACACTTCACTGAAACTTACCATTTAATGCTATGAGTTAAGAGAACATTCTTCTACTCCACCTAATCAGAGGGTGAGATGGGGTCAGTGCCTGGATTCAATCATCAGCTTACTCCCACAGTTATTCACTAAAGCTTCTCAAACCTCAAGATATTTTGAAATGAGTCGAAAAGTGACGAAACAAATCGAAAGTGattgtgaaatgtttcaaaagaaTTCTGTCCAACACAGATGTCAAAATATCTACTGTAACCTGCCCAGTCCAGTTTGCAATTTTTGTATACCGCTTTTGCCCCCCAGAAGTTGAAAATGGGGATCCATTTCCCATACAGGTTTTGGCGATTTAACTTGCCTTGATTCAAAACAACAATTCAGtgtatagtaaaaaaaaaaaaaaagcttcggAATTGGACTACTTTATCGTACCATGTTATCAGTGTTGCCAAAATGACAGTAACTGTTGTTGACCTGAGGACCATAGCATTAGTAATAAGCTCCTGTGATCTTTGCAGGTGTTGAGGTGGTGgtttaatatttatttgaattcaCTGTTAAAAACCCCCCACTGCAGTTCctgattcttctctttttttttttttttcttttttctgtgtaaagtGAATCTGAGCACTGAAAGTGTGATAAAACTTTACCGCTGCCCCAGTGACAGCTGTGTGCATGACAGTTTGCTACAGCAATACATTAGTCTACAATACACAGACCTTCCAACTAAGTGGCACCAACGTCGCTGGAACAAAACATCCAGTCTAACAAAGAGATTTGCGTGAAACACTTAAAATGTTCCAAAGTTCCTGGTCACAGTCAACTCGCTATCCGTTGGATGCAGACCATTCTGACCAAGAGTGCTCTCATCATGTGGGAACTGGAAATCCAGATCAGAGGGTATCACAAATGCCCACGCTATGATAAACCTACTCTTAAAGCAATCCCCCAGATTGAGCACTGTTTTACAAAGTCCTTTGTCGCCATTCCAAACTGTGTTATTAGCACCTGCGAGTGGCCAGTGTCTGAGTGGAGTCAATCATATTCAAAGGTGTTGGTGTAGACAAGGGGGTTTCCTCTTCAACCTCAATAAAATTCTGGTGCATTAAGGCATGTTGGCAATTTTTGTAACTAATACCTCTGTTCCCCCAAGGACCCCGTGCCCAGGATGGATCTTCACCATTAAGATTTGTCTTCTCCTTACCAGACAAACACCAAAACCTGCACCATCATTCAGAAAACGTGTACAACTAAACTTGCCTTTTCTCCATAGTATTTGTTCCAGCTTGTTGACATAGGTATACTTTCTAACTTTTTGAATAAATCCACAAGACTTGTGGATATGTAAACTGCTGTAACTCAGACTTGCTGCAAATAAGAGAcctcttccttccttccctcccatctctctgttATCATCAGCCCGGTTTGAGGTTTGTGGCTCAAGCCTGTGCTTGTTAATCCAACACAGCCTTTGCCTGCTTATATTCATTTGTCCTTATCGCGTATATGTAGTTTCTCTTCATTGTTGCATGCTTAAAATGATTGTCCTATAAACGTAATTTGGCCCAAATTATTagcagtttttcattttcagtaataatattaataattatcATATATTAACTAATCACAAACTAAGTAACCAGCACCATTAATAACAAACCAATATTCCGTAGCCGTCACGCCAGTCCGACAGACAGTACAACGGTATTGGGACAAACAATTAACCCTGTTTTTCATTAACAGCCTCTAGTTCTACACAATTCAAAAATGGCACAAACAATTGTTCAAATGACACTTGCACTTTTCCTCTGACTACAGACTACTACTGCTACgtcgtgcctgtgtgtgttgtccccGACATTTCTGCCCGAGACTGTTTTGCTGTCAAAGCAAAATGACTGTTCTGATCACTGTTCTCTTATTTCATGTGAACCGTTGTGAACTTGAGGTCCAGTTGTTTCAAGTTGTTACTTGTTATATTTAGCAGTGTAGCTCAACCTGAacttgactttttgtttgactgttcaTTTCATCTTTGTCTTTCGAAAGGGATGTGAAAGTAGCACTTCCTCGGTGAAGATAATGATGTGAAAATCAGGGTGTTTCCAAATGTGGTGTAAATAACTCTGTTTGTCTACGGGGTTACAGTTCACACtaagacatgcagacagacatttATGTCCACCACAAGGGTAAGGCGGGGGAAATATTTATCATCTGAAATCATGTTTCAGTTTACACTGCAGAGCTTACGCTAGAAGAGCTGTTTAACTTGAAAAAGTCAGGCTGGGATGTAAATGAATGAGGGGACATTTCCCGCAAGTAgtttcattttccctctgagAGGAGTAATATTTTTGCTAAAGGAATAGTGAACTCAGAAAAACGAACGTATACACTGCTCTGAACTATGGTATTGGATCATGCTTATTCATGTCTTtttgtctgctcctctctcgtAGATGATTGCTGTGCTTATGTTGCTGATGGTTGGGCTGGTTTCCAGCGACATTAACTGCCCTGATGGACACCAATGTACAGATGAAAGTACTTGCTGCAAAACTTCATCTGGATATGAATGTTGCCCTTACCCTTCTGTGAGTTGAAAGTTTAGTAAGTGGAAAGTAACACAAGAAATGATTGTTTGTCATAAAATAAAAGATGTCAGACTGAATCAAAAGCTGAAATTTCTTATACATATCCATCACAGGTTACAGGAACAAGCTCATTTTTGAGCTTATTTGAAGTGGACTTCTATTGAATACCAGTGACTTTTTTGAGAGTTAATCAGAAAAAAACTAGCAGAAGGGAAGTTTAAGCAGTGTGTGCATACAAAACACTTGAATGCAAGACAAGTATCAACTAAAatcagtgtatatatattttctttttaaaaccaaaTCTCCATGTTCTCGATGTGTAACGaccgtgcatatgtgtgtaactgtgtcccAGGCTGTTTGCTGTGACGATCAAACTCACTGTTGCCCAAACGGTTACACCTGTGACACACAATCCGGCCAGTGTAAGAAACAGGGACTGCCATTGGTTGCCATTCCTCTGCTGAAGCGGGTGCCTGCAAAGAAGCCTCAGAGTCCTATGTCCTCCGCtcctgtgtctgagagtgtCAATGTTTCAGTGGTTCATTGTGACAATCAAGCTGCTTGTCCTGATGGTACAACATGCTGTAAGGCTCCTTCTGGGATATGGTACTGCTGCCCACTCCCCATGgtgagtgtatctgtgcatTTACTACGACAGGACATAAAGAGAACAGAATCTCATGAAGACTTCATTTTGGACCCTTTATAATAAGAACTGTGGTATCATAAACGATTACAAATATTTCTGACACTTTCTTCACCATTTCTGACACCTGCAAGGCAGCCAAATATTACACGTATCTTTCATAAACATGTGTTACAGTTATTTGGGATAATGTGTAAGTGACTCTTAAAAAGTACTGTTACATAACCTCCATAAAGTTTTTGAGTGTTAAGAAAGGGGGAAACaataaacaggaacaaacaaaTAGGACAATCAATTCCATTCTGCTCATCCCATAGGCTCAGTGCTGTAGCGACGGAACCCACTGCTGTCCCCACGGTTACCATTGTGACCCCACATTAACACGCTGTCAGCCAGGAGGTCTCAGTCTGCCCGCTTCCCCACATCTGCCTTCCCCAAGGGTCAAGACCACTAAGGTAACTACTCAGGAAAGAGCTGAGTTCTGATGCCATGTCCAACGCAACACTTAGCACAAAATACTCGCGAAAGTCTgcagcttttttcccccctctttcatGCCCTATAGAGTTAGCTAACATGATTCTTACCGCTTCTCAAGGAATTTGAATATTGGCATAGCGCAGGCAATCATGTATTTTGtcaagaaagagcgagagagatgagagacagagaatgagagggtgagtgattttttatttttttttttaatgttgctttAGGATCGGTGCTGTCTGACTGAGACAGGTTGCTGCCCCTCGGGGTTCCACTGCGATGAGGCTGGCGGATCCTGCGTGAGCGATACACACGAGGGCATCCCCATGACTCCCCTGGTTCAGGCCACAGACGGCAAGGCCGCGAGCGGCGTTATTCGCTGTGATGGAAGCTTCTTTTGTCCGGCTAAATATTCATGCTGTCAGACACCATCCGGCAAGTGGGGATGCTGCCCATACCAACTGGTAAGTCCACAGATTCTTGTCCGACTTTACGATGCAGCTTTCAGTTCTTTCCAGTGTTCTGTTCGTGGTTACAGTGTGATCACTACctgaatcagaatcagatgTGAGAGGTCAAagtaagtttgttttttttttttgctgaatttgtgctgtttgtgtctttgccAGGGTCAGTGCTGTAAGGATGGTAAACATTGCTGTGAATATGGATACACTTGCGGTGACCAATCCGATCAGTGCTTGAAAGGCTACTTTCGTATTCCTGCTGGCCAGAGGAAGAAAGCCCAGTTCCTCTAAATCCAAACTGCAGGCAACTCCATCCAGTTTGACATCATTTACAAGCAATGAGCCCTAAATCACATTTGTATCAATCATGGAAAGTCATTTGTCTGACTAACAACACTTCATTTTATCACAAGTTTGGTTAAACATCAACGCTTTGCTTATTACAGCACATTTGTAGGTTATGCAAAGTTTGCATCCCAGATAACCACCCTACTGCCTCTGACACAGCATCCTACATGTCAACACAAATGGATTCACAAACGTTGTGACGTAGCTTCATAGCCCTGCATGTTATAAAAACATCACAATTTTTTTAAGCGGTATCATAATAGAGTGAATACCTGTTTAGACAGAGTGAATGTCTATCTTCATTATAACATTCTTCTGATAACATTCATAAATGTTGTGAAGTAGCTTCATAACCCCGGATgttataaaaatgttaacagTTTTATAAAAGTGGTATCAAAATACAGTGAATGCCTGTTTAGTCAATGTGTGTCTTCATTGTTTTGTAAGAACTTCATGGAAATAGACACAGGGGTaaggaaatgtatttttagaaaACAGTACTGTGACTATGAATCACTATGACTCTGTTTACTTTCCCTTTTTGCATTTGTCTCACCCACATATGGAATGGTACTGAAAGTACATTTGCCTTGAAAGAACCGTACTATGATTAGGTGCGCTAAGAACTGTACTATAATTAGGTGTGCTAGATGATGACAGACAGCTTTGGTTACATTCTTACCATAAGGCCGAAAATCTAATCAGAATCAAGAAGTACATCAATGCACTACTCCAAGGCAACCAGGAGAGAACATACAGACATTAGCAAAGGGTAAGAGAGTCAATGGAAAACACAGGTTCTCTTACTTAGGTACCTCTGAAACCAAACAGAACAGCCAGGTTCAAGATATTGTACTGCAGTGTTATGATAAGCAGACTTTTCTGATAGGATGGCAATAGAGAAAACATTTGCACCATTTCAGGTTTTTTTACAAGAGCATGTCAGAACTTGATTGAGACCATTCTAGAATACATAACTGGCCTGTTCATTTAGTTAattaattatttcataatttcagACATTTACTCAAAATTACTGAGAGGacaaaacagagcaagagaagCCCCAAGTTTAATTTCTGTTCATTAATGGAAGTTGTGTTGAGAGTTACAATGTGcaacaaaatataaaagagaTCATTTCAGTGCATTGTCACTGACCAGTTCCCTGAGTTTTTACAGGAGATAACAATAGCATTCAAAAATATTGCATCAATATCAGTCATAAAAATTTCAAttaaaatttttttctttaaaacttcAGTCTTTAGAGCAACTGGGCCAGAGATGCATAGCTTGAGAAACAAACTGGGAGTTTGACATACCATGGTACATCATAAAGTTcaacaaataaatttaaaatatgaatatataaatttAATTTTGTGGGATAATTTCAGTGCATTCTCATTGTGACAACGGCAATACACTGAAATGATCCCttttatattttgttgccaATAACACAACAGGCTAAAATTGAACTTCTTTTATCGGAAATTCTTTACCATCGATTAAAGTTCAATTTCTTATGTCAGAAATGTGGATTTAAACTGGATGCTCGGTAGCCACAATCAGTTCATTAAAATCATGAAAACTTGCCTTGAAAACTTTCCTTTTCAATCACAAAAGTCAACGTGTAGTCTTATGCTATTCTGCCACCTGctggttatttttttattttttctctgagTTGCTCACCTCAGATGACTGTCTGGGAGTCTCTCGCCTTAAAGGGGAAGTTCAACCTTGTTGAATTATTGTGCCATTATCGCTTTGTTTCGATATTCAGAAATATTTATGGGCATTTTGATGTTAAACAGAAAACTACTTaactaaacacataaacagataaacgAAGAAAGTAAATaagtgagtaaataaataaagataattAAGTACATAAATCAACACAAAATCCCACTAAATCGTCATAAAATCATCTGAGATATGAGCCCTTGTGGTCATCGGTGCAAatttgtcttttaaacaagTGCTAATTCATAACAAAAAATTCataccaaattaaaaaaaaaaaagaaagaaaagaaaatatcaatATGGAGCTACGGAGTAATTTCTAAATTACTTTAATATCATATAT
This sequence is a window from Chanos chanos chromosome 12, fChaCha1.1, whole genome shotgun sequence. Protein-coding genes within it:
- the LOC115825611 gene encoding progranulin-like; its protein translation is MSTTRMIAVLMLLMVGLVSSDINCPDGHQCTDESTCCKTSSGYECCPYPSAVCCDDQTHCCPNGYTCDTQSGQCKKQGLPLVAIPLLKRVPAKKPQSPMSSAPVSESVNVSVVHCDNQAACPDGTTCCKAPSGIWYCCPLPMAQCCSDGTHCCPHGYHCDPTLTRCQPGGLSLPASPHLPSPRVKTTKDRCCLTETGCCPSGFHCDEAGGSCVSDTHEGIPMTPLVQATDGKAASGVIRCDGSFFCPAKYSCCQTPSGKWGCCPYQLGQCCKDGKHCCEYGYTCGDQSDQCLKGYFRIPAGQRKKAQFL